gctcagcatcaaatgGCAACCCAGCTGAGCGATCTAATTGgacatttcttcaaatgctaaggacactggaggagaaggcaaagagcagctggaaagagcatctgcctcagatactacatgcatacaactgcaccaggcatgaggaaacagacttttcaccccactacctcatgtttggtcgacacccccgtctcctagtagacttaatttttggcctgttagccagagatgggactgaaacacctcagagctatgctaaaaagtgggttttgtGGATGGAAGAGGCTTATCGtattgcagctgagaacagccaGCACTCTAGTGCAAGGGTTAAGAAGAACTATGATCATCACACACAGAACACAGTCACTCTCCAACCTGGTGAGACAGTGTCCTAGTCTGTAACATGAGTGAGAGGGGAGGACCTGGAAAATTGAGACCTTACTGGGAGCAAACTGTGTATGTCGTCAAACAACAAGTGAGTGACAGTcccatttacaaaatgtgttcagagacGTAATGTGTTTACTTCATAGAAATCTCCTACACCTCGTGAAAGACCTACCTGTTGACCACTGGGGGACCACTACCACGTAGAGggaaccaaaagaaaagaagtcatCGTGTTGGGAGACGTGACTGGTTGGAGACACCTGAAAGcagtgactgtgaaaactctgaaacagccagagtagaatagaatagcctttattgtcattgtacagggtacaacgaaattggagtgccactcccttggtgcaaaatgcaataataaatataataaaaaaatagtaagatataaaaggtacaataaaacaaacataagtactcaacaaaagtaagtatgatatttacaggatagcagcattaatataatgacagtatgacagtatgaatagcagcataataataatagcataatataatggcagtgacaatatggtatggctaagcaggttcaattgtttttgtgcttatttgcaatggtgatagctctgggaaagaagctatccctgaatctgtttgttctggttttatgtgacctgtaccgtctgcctgacggtaatagttcaaacagttgattgctggggtgagaatggtccttgatgatattgccagctctgctgaggtatcgagagtttgcaatgacctccaggctgggcagagagcagccagtgatcttctgggctgtgttgatgaccctctgcagtgctttcctgtctgcagctgagcaccctgcataccatgttgttatgctgtacgttaggatgctctctatggtggctctgtagaatgtcaccagcagcctctcctccaggttgttcctcctgagcactctcagaaagtggagacgctgctggcttagagtatcaccacaagctcagcatcaaacagtgaatatgAGAGCAACAATCCGGTTTGGATCTTGCACTTGTGTCCATCCCATTTACCTCGTGCCGCTGGGCCGTGACAGATGTCAtatatggcatacagcttggtgtcatttatgtcatacagccttgtctcatgtatgcactcagcttgaagtcctggaacgagacagcttgatatcatatatgcattcagattgatgtcatataggcatacagtatgatgtcatatatgcatacaaaTTGATGTCAGGTCAGGCATacagtgtgatgtcatataggcatacagtatgatgtcatatatgcatacggtatgatgtcatatatgcatacagtatgatgtcatataggcatacagtatgatgtcatatatgcatacagtatgatgtcatatatgcatacggtatgatgtcatatatgcatacagtgtgatgtcatataggcatacagtatgatgtcatatatgcatacagtatgatgtcatatatgcatacagtatgatgtcatataggcatacagattgatgtcaggtCAGGCATACAGtttgatgtcatatatgcatgcagattgatgtcatatgtcaccacaagctcagcatcaaacagtgaatctgagagcaacatatcagctgcagaggaatccagagagagtccagaaaataaatacacattttatatgtcagagcaacccagagttacctcacctgaaagggaaactgaacaagaacaaatttcctctgttcattatctctcctgttttacaggattgtaatctgtggtcacgcccactacagcaaggcctgtaacatgaacaaataaataccaccaacaagtgtccctaggggactggcgagacttttaaggcaagtgattacttgccaggttaccacatagaatacctaagctattaactagcatcaataagtcagtcactaatattccttggcaggtgattagcatcccctggcctagttactgtctactaactagtaactatttaacaccaattcatattatttgttagattcacttttcttcttactttagtcaaaagtctgttgacctaaatatgttcaaagttgcatcatcttgatatttacaccagtgttgtacaactctgagtgcattctgcaactgatgggagggaaaggactccttagcacgaccattagaaaagcccctacagcgcacaagtagtttggtgtttaagtggctcagaggatcaaggacaggagcagtgacaaaagttatcctctcatcacggtgaattgtgtgcgccttatacaacaggacagcaggagagagctggaccatttttggtgcctaggtattttgtgcaggcgaagcaatgaaaaactcacaactgcatttcttagtctgacaggacaggatgatcaccctgaggcgcttaagagaagaaatccagaccctttaacgttcaaggaaattgtgacacattagtacaaacaaataatcgttaataaatcaatatcagtgacttaaaatcacaggagatgcaggatgagttatccagattcatttaataattaaccaacaaatttagattgtccagttaatgttgctactaattccctgattgatacatttctttacatttgcccatttttttgttgattcggaaataattcattgatcaaattaaactccaattcctgcaagctttggcaaagctgagcatgttcggtctgttgtgtatacagttgtggctctaaatacaaactgaagtggcaaagtgcacaaaagcaaactttgtaccactgacaaaacattagaccacaactgtattcataactcaggctgactcaggctctgttagagcttctgctctgtgaccctgttttgcttggcatcaataagtcatttgagccagggatgattctgaagttcctctggagcagtggttcccaaactttttttcctgggcccccctttgttttacaagaaaaatgtaatctgcaataaattacaggcagtaataaaataaactattaactcttttatgctacgtccacacgtaaacagcgtttcgaatcaccgaaaacagagattttttaaaactccttttttgcgtttacgtgtggacgaggaatacagagttcgtcacgcaacgtcaaaggtttgtgccttttttcacgtcacgctgtgcgccatgttattgtttacatgagatgaattgcagaatggcagatagagacgaaatactgttaatctgactatctgcagtttttacacgcagttactgtccctccatttacaaaggcagaggtgtcacggtgtgattattttacatgtagttgttttttttcctgtgtaataatattcaacattgcgatcaatacatttttcaaaaaatgcctctctgtgcaaaatgggtttaaaaacataaacagctgtgggatactgtttgtctgtgatttgaaccaggggaacaaatcgtggcaggatcagcctgatattatttttatcccgctgtaactttactgtataaagagctaacatctccaaaatgtcaggagtagttagtcattacaacaagtgtttgtgaactaaaaatcaaaaatgtgggatactgtttgtccgtgatttggagagcccagcgcgtgctcccgacaaagggaaaaccaattctgcaggggagacctaccttggcacttgtgcaggtgaagccaaagggaagatatgcttcaccatattttctagtctttggcttacaatgaagttggtttggaaacatattcagctatgcttcatctcctgctttgcgtttctgtgggcgccccgtgctaggaATAAGACACGCAGACTTAACATGACTGAACATGACGAACCGACGAGGAACACGTACACTGTGAATACATACAGAGGGAAAAGGGGACTGGAGATGAGacatggacataactaagcaTAAATAGAACATGAAGGCTGGGGGGGAAACACACAtgacagaaggaatgggtcacaaaacatgtttacaaaacatgtaaacaagaggaggagacgggagaaaaagactttactgaaatacatgaagggccagggctggggcagccaaccagtcacagacaaagagccacatcatacacctgggcacacatgaacatcacccaTCCCTTCCTCTGTCCTGCGTTCAGTTTAGGGTATCGAACTCAGGACCCTAAcctcatcaggccggggtctttgtgtggagtctgcatgttctctccagcttcctcccacagtctaaagacatgcagttagtgggggtCTTCTCGCGCCGTTCGCATTCACACAGAGATGCATTGAAGATCACCTTGTGGTTAGTGCCTTCTATTCGATGTACAGACTGAATAATAACACCTTCTAATTAGTATGCAGCCTGTTCTGTCTCCTATTGGTGCTTTTCCTACGAGTAATCAGTGCTTCATGGCTTACTAAGCTTAACTTTTTTCACAACATtgataacaaacacacacaaaacaacaacaacaacatatcttatctaaaaaaaacttGATTGGACCACAGTTTTGATGTTCATCCTACATGTTTATTGAGATTGTCTAATGTCTGCGACGGTATCTTCTCCCACGTCTGCGGACACCGGAGGCCTTGTGGGGTCTCCTGCGTCTGCGAACGGGGCGAGAAGACCTCGCATGTTTGCGTCTATACCTGCGTCGTGGCATTGTCCAAACGGCGGTACCTGCTCCACGTCACGGGTTCTATTTATGGACTCACCTGGCAACTTTAGtgatgtcactgctgatgtTGTCACTGTTGGTGTGACCTCATGACTCATTCATGCCATCTGAACTGTGGTGTAATTATGAGTCACAGGGGGACGTGAATTTATTCACAAAGTTGATAGATAGTTTGGGTCATAACTCAAAGACACAACGATGCAGTCAAATCATTTGGAATTAAATATCTGTAAATTACAAGATTTAGAGGGTTCTGACATCACATtcagtctctctgctgtgatttcaaatatcaatgcccaaACCCCACCACCGACAAATAACACAGAACACGCAGCCAGTGACgcaccaaacacacaccacGTTTAGTGACCAATAAATCAAGCGCCACAGGTGGTGTAAATGACAGATCAGGGATGGGTaataatgttgatttttttctgttcttgttcCTTTTTACCAAGCCGGGTTTGTTTGTCCTTGTTTCCCTCTCCTGCAGAGTTCCTCCTGACGGAGTTCATAAGCCAGTCAAAGATCTGCACGTCACAATGGACTGAGATGTCAACTTCCtcccaccaaaaaaacaaaaaaaagtaaagtcgtCATGCAGCATGAGGACAAAAAGTCATACTACAGCTATTGCACCCTCTAATTTATTAGATTCTTTCAATTATGTTTCATAGGGGCCTCGGAGCACTTCTGCAAACTAAACGAGCTGTGCTGGAACTTACACCATCATGTAACCCAAAAAAGGAAATCTCTtattcataaaaagaaaaaaatgtttgctttgattATTCCTTGAGAAACTgaatgtcacggtcctgggtcgatggcccagtgttttctgttttgttttattaatctttGATTTCTTGATGTGTCTTtgttagttcttaggttttggttcTGTGTCCCCGCTGTTCTGTGTTGGTATTGTGCCTCTATATAAATAGCatcataatttcatattttgtcaGCACTTCCTAGTAGTATGTAACTACACCATAAATGTCAGGGTTTGCGTGTTGAGATATGAAtggaggacccaagatgcaggcactgctgatgtgagtgagctttattCATGGAGAGTGACATACAAACAAAGGCGAGGGAGGCGAGAAACAAAActaagaaaacctaaactgggaaagctgAGAACCAAATAACAAACCTGGACACGAGGGAATGGAGTTAAAACACGAAGGATGACAAGCAGGAAAAACAGCATGGAGGAGCACAGACGGACCAGTAACACACACAAGAGGACAAATGCTATAAATTAGTGAGGGcccgcttgaagctgacgctccggCGCGTGTGtcaaaaaacaccaacacaccGCTTCAGAAGCACTCTGTCGATGCTTGATTCGTTTGGCCACAGTCACGTGATCAGTGATGTCCAATTGTGAATTGTGAATTCCACTGTGTAGAGTGGGCAATCATAATGACgcagttcagtttttttgtagattcaagctgctcttcatatttttgaccaccagatgtcaccagagaggactgtgttaAAAAGCTTCCAGTAATGAATCGTTTTTCAACACAAGCTtcaatgcttcagaaagctttgtttggccatcactactataaatacacacagagggaaacGAGGAAACTGCACACAGGAGGGGGACACAGCTGAGCCTAATGAATCTGACGAGACTGAGCTGAAAGACGAGATGGATCATTCAAGTACTGTACATGATGTGGGTAGATGCTGTACGTTTATGGGCTGCAGGAGAGGCACAGATTAGGGTATTTGTGCAGACGAGGTTGTTTGGGGTGCCTGCGTGTTTGCCTGCTGGGCCTGAGCGAGCCTCTCATATCTGTGGCCCGGCGGTCTCTTCTCTTGCTGAGGATCTTAACGTAGTTGGCTGGGACGAGCATGTGGTCTCACCGTCCACACTGGCCAGGAGCCAGCCACGCACACGGGGCTGTAGCTCTAAACACgagggagaggaaaacactgtGATAGATGTAAACATGGGGCACGCTCACACAAAAGAAGAGCCCTCATCTGTTAGTTGTAAgataaggaaaacaaaaatagaaggTTTTGGGTCAAAGCACTCAGAATCAAATGTCCCGCAGCCAGTAAAAAGCTCATCACCTTTAGGAGCGAGGTTGAGCATCTCTCCAGCTCGCATAGAAAGCTCCTCCTGAGAAGCAGCTGTCAAGTCATATTCTCCTCTGGCCACCACGTGGTCGTCCTCCTCGCTCGCCCAGTTAGTGTCTAAACCAAGCAAGGAAACTGAATTAACGACATTCATAATTTTAACTGGTCTTAACCAAAAACAAgtccttctgcttttccttaCACTTGTAAAGTAACTAATGGCATATGGAGCTATGGTACCCAATTTATTTGCCACAGAGTTACACAAAGGCACATATGATGTCATACAAGCAGACTCATCTTTACACGTGTACTGCAGCCCTGAACATTACCAGGTTCAGATTCTATTATCAAACTTTACAACAGCAGCCTTAATTACTTTAACTCAAAACAATTAGCACCTGCAGCCACTGTCCTGTGTTGAGTACACctctcaaaacaacaaaatgtactCATGTGAATATGTAAGTGCTTGCTGTTCcatctcttccacctgctgcaCAAACCTGCTGGGGGGGACGTCTTCAAGGtgaggtgtgtgtctgtatcctcCCAGGCTGTAGCCACCACCATAGCCGCCACCATAGCTGTAGCTGTAAGGCCTGTAGCCACCACAGATGGAGCTCCCATAGAGGCTGTAAGAGGGGAGAAGGAGCTGTTGGATGGACGGTAGGACTGCTGGACCTGACGAGGGGGCACCAGGAGCGCCAACCTGGGCAGGACAGAAGAGCCAGCAGGGGTGGAGGAGCCTGTAGCTTATCCCAAATCTGTAGATCTGTTTGGTGACAACATAAAGATAGAATATCAGTAAAATCCACCCATAATTCATTGCAACATTAATTGAGCAAAGCATTAGTTCGAAACGTCATGGAGTCAAGCTAAACCACAAACTGAATGAACAGCTCATAgagtggctctcttccacagcgtgtcctttgtcctttctccctcccctcaACCCCAACCAGTCCTCAGAGGCTGCCCCTCCCTatacctggttctgctggaagtttcttccagttaaaatggtgtttttccttcccacagtcaccAAGTGCTCActcaaaagggttttttttgatcatttagttttctctgtattacaaTAGGGCCTCCACCTTGCAgtataaagtgtcttgaggtgactgttgttgtgattaacgctatataaataaactgaaattgaattgagtcAACACTTCCTCCTGCCTCATCTCCAGCTCTGCTACTCTTCATCTGTACAGACTGtggaaaatacacaataaattcACCATCAACCAGCAGCTAGTGGCAACTTTTAGCATGGGATGTTTTCTGACATGAGCTGACATTATGAACCAGTCAACACACCTTAAATATCATTATCACAGCTCTGATTGTTCAGCTTCTCCAATCTGATGACCATATTCTCTTAACCGTAAAAAGATATGTTGATATGtccaaaaaagataaagatgtgTCCAGATTTAATTCCATTTCCTCACTTAAAGCGGAAAAAAGTGTCAGGGTGGGGGGACTGATTGAACTGTGATTGTGGAATTTGCCTCACACAGGTGCGTTCACTATTGCTTGTTTGAGAATACTGCTGTATATATACAAATGCTGACTGTACAAACAAactgttgtacatatatttttagaattatcggaaaatgttgagaaaaagacaagaaaaaacaatgacttGCAGCATCAAGCGGAGGAGTTTAATCTTCTCTGGGTCTCGTTTAGGAGTTTGGGGACAGGTGAGCAGAGGactgacagatgaaaaaaaatgagctttctctaAGGGTGTTGCCTCTCCCTTAAAGACAGGCTGAGGAGTTCAGCTACTCaaaaggggctcagagtagaactGCTATTCCTTCACGTTGAAGAGAGGCTgatgagaaaaggagaaagaggccccagggcagacccaggacactctGGAGAGgctatatctctcagctggcctgaggATGTCTTGGTGTTATCCCAGAAGaagtggaggaggtggctggggagagggagatgtgggcttctctgcttaggctgctgcccggGTAAACCAGTCcttgataagcagaagaaaatggatggataacaataataagcagaagaagctaaaagacacagacacaaatttaaaataaaacattattagtTATGAATTGAAAGATATAATTATTCAGCTATATAATAACTCAGCTTATAAATATACATgtaggcatttttttaaagtaaattatcGGGCAAAGGAACTGAGTTTGTTGGCAAACAGCAACAGGAAGACAGCAGctacattttcttctgaattgACAGTTAGCAAgtacagaacaaacagaaatgcaattacaatatttattttattaatttaacttattacccagaactgcaacaaaacaaacaaacaaaaaacgctcaattaacagaagagagagaaatctaGCGAGACACTCTGACTAGGACACGGCCTCAGAGGACCAAACTAGCAGTCAGCCACTTGTACGGCTGTGCAGATAAATAATTAGTTgccgtttttgttttgggggctttttttaTTCCTGGGACTTCTGATCCTCTCCAAATACACAGGGAAGTACCTGATGCAGCTAGTTTTGGGTACTACCATCACCAAGCATTTACAAAATCTATTAGAGGATAATAAAGTGTTTTCACCAACTTGGCccagaagaaaaacatattttagcatATAAAATAGCAGTCTCTTCCAAACAAGTCCTTTAGCATgctgatgttaaaaaatatcatGTAGAGTAAGACAGGCAtagagaacagcactgactgggagaggctttgaacagatgacatactcagttcaattcaacatataagactttaagaatgcacaagcatctaTCAAAAACCTATTTAATCTATCATCTGTGATATTATTATATACAATTATAATGTATTGTTCATCTCCCTTAGATAAACAGGCAGCCTTCAggtatgaaatattcatttgtctactgtttcagtggctgatagtgccccacaggcctcaATGTGAGTTTGAAGCCattataatgtttaagttgtttaacgataaacagattttgaatgaaagccacGAAACTTCGGTAGCACAAAAAAGTCTATATTCTTTGTGTCCATATGGATCAgtcatattaccattatttcccCCTAAGGTTGCCAAAAGCACCAAGTTAATActtgaaaaaactgcagcaatacacaaaaatataatcaatatTCTGTTTACTTGGTGACAACGCCGCTTTTAGCCTTCaatcagaaagccttaagttgGCTAGTTAAGCATCGGGCTAacgtttaaagctttcactttggAGAAGTAACTCGCATTACTGCTACTGCTGTGTAATCTTGGTTaaattcacagcatattccataAATTACCCTGCAATAACTAACTGTTATAATAGCGGCACCGTATTGCATCACACtgagtgcatttcaatcatttatccCGCGAGTTTGctagctagcaaaataataaaaacgattttaaaaattagcatgtgtaacgtacacactcgagaaaatgatttactagGACTTACGCAAACTCCCCCATTGTGAAAACGTACAAATCcttcttgtatttttggttttccagcaaacactcattaaaacggCCTCC
The Pelmatolapia mariae isolate MD_Pm_ZW linkage group LG13, Pm_UMD_F_2, whole genome shotgun sequence DNA segment above includes these coding regions:
- the LOC134640010 gene encoding peroxisomal membrane protein PEX13-like codes for the protein MGAPSVVATGLTATAMVAAMVVATAWEDTDTHLTLKTSPPADTNWASEEDDHVVARGEYDLTAASQEELSMRAGEMLNLAPKELQPRVRGWLLASVDGETTCSSQPTTLRSSAREETAGPQI